The genomic segment GCCACCAACTCCCATCAGAAATTTAAGGGTCTTGATATATGTTTCAGAATCAATTACATGTTCACAAGCTATAGAAGAAGCAAATAACAGCACTAGTTATCCTAAAATAACACTCGCAAATTGTCGTCGATTCCAAGTCTTGCTTATTTTCACCAATGTTATCCTAAAATGAAAGCAATTTGTATTACACTGGAAAGAATTATGTTCAAATCAATACAGAGAGTTTGATCTTCGAGAAAAAAAGAAGGAATGAGTGACACGAGCAAGATTCTATCATCAAGTGATGATCAACACAACAAAGAAGTGGATCATCAAGAGATGATCGTCCATACCACGCAATGCCAGTAGTTCAGAGTCCTTTGACATCCCCAAAACACCGCCTGGTCTCAACCTTGATTGAGGTTACAAAGAATCATAAATGAACAGTTTAGATCATCGCATTGACATCAACGTCCGAACTCTTTTTTCCCTTTCAACTTTTTTGGCAGTAGGAGTCCTCTTCAGCTTACGAAGCTCATCCATGACCACTTTTTCTACATTGTCGATGCTGTTTAGAAGCTTTCTCTGTGGGGTTAGGCAAGCAGTTTCTTCACTCTGTCTTGTGATATCAAGCAATATCTTTGGCACTTTACCAATAGTTGGTGGCCAGTGCTTAATTCCAATAGTTGGGTGTGGAGATGCCATAGAAACACCATGCTCGAGTTGAGCACCTGATGCATACACAAAAGGATCATGAACTGTCTGGTCCTGGAGTAAAGGACTCTCAGTTAATAGGCCTTCACCTTCTCCCCAACGCGCTCTTCTTCTCTCTATTGCCTAAGGAAAGAATCATGTTGATGTAAATCTAAACACATTGAAAGAGAATAATATCTGATAATCGTTACCTGCTCAAGCAAACCTACTATGAAGTCAAAGACTCGATCCATCCAACCTCAATCCAGCCAATTTGTATGTTAATTAAGGTAAAATTTAAAAGAATCTTGTagtttttcttgattgtatgcCTAATTATTTGAAAACAAATGACTCATTCGAAAATCCGCTCGTGGAAAGTAAAAATCCACCTCATATCTCAGGACATACTATATGTTAACACTTGATTATCAAAGGATGAGCATTAACTCAGTGAAACATGGATTGTTAGGCTTTTAGAATAGTTTTAGTGCATGACACTACCGCAACTCAACAGTGAAAGTTTCGAAAATTGGTATTATTTATTTCCAGAACTAAATAAGTTATAgaacaaatcaataaatatgTAATTTTGGAATATGGAGAAAAACATTGACCTGCAAAATAATAAATACAAAAAAAGATTTAAGAATTCCAGAATAAATCAACATCAAGGAAGATGATACACTCTCACGGAACAAACTAAGAACAAAAATGACAACGTTATGCTACTTGCTGATAACATCACATGATTCAAAGTAAAGTGCAAATAAAAAcctactttcaaattaaatttatattaaactGATTTGACAGTAAAGATTTTACGGACATAGCCGACAGGGTTTAAGATCATTAGCTGAAAAAGAGGAGGCATAATATGCCAACAAACTGTACACAATAAACATTTCTTCTTCTGATGACACAGAATCATGGTTATCATTCCAATCCTTGAGTAATTAATCATACGTAGCCCCTTGAAAGAATTGAGTAATGTCTGAAATACGTCAGCTTAAATTAATCCCATGAATGCATAAATCGAATAATTGAGCCGAGTTTATGCACAAATACATGAAAGAGTGTATTCAAGAATGTGCATCACTTACTCGCAAAACACAAGAATGACGGCTAAAAGCTAACTCAGAGATTAGATTTCAAGACTCGAAACACAAGATCACTGTTTCATCCAGAACCCCCAAAATCCAAATTAATTTACGTCATTTTTCAAAATACACAATCACACGAGAAACTCATTTCCTAGTAAAAAAAAGATTAGTTCGTTACCCTCGCTACAGCAGTGATGTCACGCAGAGGTTTTCTTGGATACCAAGCGGGCAAAACGCTGCGTCCACGGCCACGGTAACCGCCTCGACCACGGCCAATCACGGGAGACAAATTTTCACCCCCGAAGACTGATGCAGGTGACCGTGAAAAATAACCTCCTCGCCCGGTTCTTGGACTTCCAAAAATTCCTCTCCCAagtccaccaccaccaccagaaGCCTCTGCCATTGTCCCCATCATTGCTGTACCTCGCCATCTGAACGGAGTTTCAGCGAGCTGCCCCTCGTCAGCATCACCTTGTAGAACAAATATCGGCGAGTCACCTCCCCCATTGCTTCGATTGCTAGTGTTCGATTTCCTTCTTCTTCTGTAAGCCGCTACTATATCGTCTTCCCTCGATAACCGATCTCTTGCCTCCGGCATTGCATCAACAACCTTCAAACACTTGAACTGAAACAACCATAAAAAAAACATGAATGCGCACACGGAAATTCTTGAAGAAAACGAAAATGTGATCATGCTCGAAAGCCCACATCAATAATATGCGAGAAAAGATCTGAACACTTAAAATTTGAAGTTTCTTGATACCTTAGACAATATTCGGCGGGGCTTCTCTACGTACTTGGGTGGGATCGAATGAATAACAATGGAGGTGGCTCTGGTCTGGTGTTCGTGGATTGGTAGGGCGATCAGTGAGGGAATAGGAGAAGAGAAACTGAAAACGAATGGACGAGAACGGTGAAAATTGGCAAATTTTCAAAATGAAATTTAGGCGGTATATAATGCACTAGCTGAAATGTCAGCTGTAGGGTCTGTTTGGCAAAAGATCTTATTCTGTTTTACATCTTTGAATATAGTACTTTTAATTCAAGTTGAATTTGAATGTCTTTGGATGGAAAATTAGAAGCTTTGTTTTTTTGAAAGAAAGgatagtaggtctcttgtgagatggtctcacgaatctttatctgtgagacggatcaacccaaccgatattcacaataaaaagtaatatttttagcataaaaagtgatattttttatagatgactcaaataagaaatcagtctcacaaaatacgatccgtaagatcatctcatacaagttttgTCAAGAAAGTATATTATTTGGTTATAAAAactgttttaaaaatatatttatctaaATATGTTTTCaacaatttttgtttttgaactTCTGTTTCTACTTTTAAGTCCAAATGTGGACTTGGGATATGGACCTTTGGAGCACCTGAAGTGTTTGAAGGTAAAAACGCTAGTAGACTAGGGTGGGTTCGGTGCATAAACACGTGATCGACGACCGGCAGAGTGTGGTGAGGATTTATGACCTTATGATTCTTTCCgcataaaatttatttgaattatttattattttgaaaactaatttttgaataaaataaatcaaaatttatatatgtGAGATCCACCATTTGGACCAAACATTGCCTTGGAAAATTACACCTTAAGGTACATGTGTGTCTGGCCAGAACACTGGAGTCTTCCAGTACAGTCGTGTACCTTGGCATCATTTACGCAAGATCGTGTACCTTCGTACCAGTGAATAGAAGTTAAATGATATCCTGTgcatttatattattttgcatTCAACATTAATATTGAAAATGTTTCTTTTCAATAATGAAAAATGTTTGTATCTAATTTGAAAGTTCTTATCATATCGAGTTCGTTCATATCATGAGATTTGTTTTGCTACGTTCTCTTGATTAAAAGTCAATATTGTTATAATAGGTTTCCGCGAACCAACATGTGGTTTGAGCTTTATTGGCTATtatgtaaaacaatctttattttaataatattttacgattttatctaattatgatatttttttatatgtataCTCATGCAAGTTACACAAATAGAGTCCTTAAATATACTATAAGTATCATGAGGTATGTCTCTTGACGTAAGATAATGAAACTCAATAGGATGAATTGTATAATCCAAATTgtttcctagtcgattcagctgcctaaAATAGGGATAAATGTCGCTCGATCTTGATACTAGCATATGTAATGTAAACGACATGTTTCATTAGTAAGAGCATGGAGATATTCATATATACAGAtgagtgatcatttgatgatgcaCTGACAACTTCTCCCTTGTAATTTCCAATGAgtatcacttatcgagtggaaaattCTGCGATTATGATTTTATAACTCGTTTACTGACTCCATTGAGGTCATTCGGTGGCGAAATtgagtgtagtttcgaaatatgtAGTAGCAAATGTATTGTAGTATAGGATTCATCATTTTTCTACAAATAAAGATATTATATGTGATCCGATGAGCTAACAGTGCAAAGAATATCTGACCAGAGTAAATTTGTGATTTAGGGAAGGTGATTCTCTAGTTACACATCCGATGTCAttattattactcaaagatatatcacatcattatcgaattcatttgcaactctcgatatactatGGATAtagattcgatcgagatatatgagttgaagggatcaTATTGTACGTTAACCATAACTTAAGATTCTTGCATGCGTTATTAGTGATACCTAAGAGATCATAGGACGATGTTATTAGATGCTTTTACCTTGATCCGATGGGTACAATCAAACTTGAGTTCTCACATTTTTGATCAAtgggttgatgaaaagaataggGCTAATTAGGGTAAACTCAAATAGGAacaaatgttattttgaatcatatgaATGTGTGAACCTACGGCTAACTATATCTCTAAACTATTGAGGGTCACGcaagtatcggattctgtgttcATGTCGAGattgaaacgtctgccctttttattgctttaaaagtactaaaaaaaatataaaaaaaaactaagcAACCTCGGCCGACCCTCAcatattcataaaaatatttttataaaatattttgcaccctttttaaaaaataagcaaACCAACAAGTATCTTAAAAATCAAGTACAATAGTCATAAATTGAAATTGTtaactgttttaccaaacctaaaaagcaataaatttgaaaagtatatcCCATACTGAACCTctaaaaaatctctcaaaagcataaataaatagtcttaaaatctttaacgtaaatcatgaatcataaacgTAAATGCGGAagaagtagaagcgctggtcttcgggttgtgtgcaccttcagtccagtcaaatcatccatcaagacctccctcaaattcacctgcatccatcacacctagtgagtctaaagagtcAACACAACacaatctttataacaaataatacgtataaaaccacatgcaacagtgaaaataattttacgtaaaaataacattttcatgacatgcataaataaaccttAACTTATTCTTTTTCCTCGACATGACATAACATAAAAGCTTTTATcttgatcataaacatttttcttttccttttctttttcttttgttgaatttagatcgttaattgtgacttttcttaaacctcaaaagtcgatggatccatctacatgtaaccacagtactaggcgacggggacatcagcgacactcttacccgtcaactgagccttggcctatcctcttTCAAATAGAAATActatcgtcggggctccctctgggacattttcccataaatgggcttcttctggggccttttcccctcacgatattctcattcttaccttttacctcatatcctcatatcctcatatTCGTACTGATGGAAATACAATCATCGGGCTCCCACTAGGACCGTCGCCCTTgcgatatctccaacattatcgaattagtcacaattacttcatttCCTTCAACGCTTAAATTCACATcacttttaaaaaaacattcataatataacatatcccaaataattatttaagccaaaattaatttttccataattttatttataagctcaattttaaactttttcatttatctttaattaattgttttgacggtgttttaatcccgaaaaatcccaaactttaatataaaattcctaaattcaaattttagtctttttatattattctaGCCCTTATGAAcaacgactcgacccccgtgagccgtttttcaattatttttcccaatttGAAAAACCTAACCTACGGTTCTAGCCATCACCGAGCCAACACGATTTTCCTTCGAGCCATCCTCTCCCTAACCCTTCAATGTAGCCTACTGGACCCTAAAAACCAACGGAAACTGCCCCTAAGTGAATAACCGAAGCTCACCATCCTGCAGCAGCATGGCCGAGACTCCACAAGTGCAAGGTCTCTACGTTTAGGTGCCTAGAACCCTAACCAATGACCCAACCCATGAACCAAACTCATGAGCACccacctaggaccctaaggactccCTCAAGCCCAGCTCGAAGCCCCCTGGCCGAGCTTACTTCCCTTTGCGCGGCTGCTGTCAAAAGCGCTCACCTCGCGCgactcgggtaggagtccttgtgtatcaggactcctcccagccccatGATGcacgagtcctagcatggctagggctCTTTCCATGACCAAAATCAACCCTGGCTAGGCCCCAGTTCAACCGTGACCCCACCAAGCGCCCATGATCCCAAAACCGAAACACCCCATGttcaacataattttttttcctctttCTTAAACCATCTTGCTTCATTTGTGCTTACATCGTGTACGGTGGTGTTCTAGGACCCTAAAGCGTGTAAAAACATTACTTGATCTTTCCaaaatcatggcagccccttcaacatatattaaacataaatttgggATATAAAACCATAAGTTTACCACATGTATGtgaaatatttcgaaaatatacATAAGTACATCATGCTTTTCATACAAACGTGATTCAAAACAATATTACGATGTGATAGacgagaaaaggagatgtatagtgtgcctttgcgttatatacgcacgaaaaaccgttgacgacgaagaacgggacaaGGAGACGAAGACTATGAAGTTTCCCTTGAAGTTTTCTCGATTTTTCCTTGCTTcctatgtgtattgtgtgtgtCGTGTGTGTTGATGGGATTTTGGGGAGAGTTTCTGAGGAGAGTTTCTGAATTTTAAAAGTGGGAGGCAGTAAATACTGAGTAGGGTTTTAGGTGATTAACATTTTAAATAGCTAATTAAATTACTAactaggcttaggcctattaagccactaaattaagcccattaattttaattaggatttaataaaatattatcgatgtttttttaaaataaatttgtgaatttattatccgggttgccaaaaagcttgcatttttgttgaaaaaccaacaccgataaaatttacatccCGGCGTCTAAAATCACCTCAAACcaccttattttcaaaaatatgaaaaaccatcgaccatattttaaacaattaaaaaaattatttaataaaaacatttttcgttttttcagccatcggtttccgttcctcgatcacaacttgaatattccttaaaaatacaattgtatgcataatgacaataaaatcctatttaacatataagcatgcatgtcacataatcaattagCAACTAAAATCAATTATTGACTCATTTTCCATATTTCTTAGATTCGAATGCAGTGGATCACGtcttcttaattttggaccttacagagATAATCAAatttaaggagttgaattttGGCTATTTTAGTTTGATGGAAATCAAATAGATTGTTTATGaaagagtttataagttgaTTCAATGTATTGAAAGTTATGAAAGTTAGCTTAACTGGTAATTATGTGAGGATATTGTAACTGTCTATTTTAGTGAATGAGTTCACAAAACTGACAGCTGTAAAAAATGGATCCGTGAAAAATTTTgtccttcaaaaatttcaattttcattatatgaagaAGAATTGTACCGCCAGCACATCGGAGCTGTCTGATGCTCGATCAGagttataatgagttcacaattatttatttagttatttataacatactaattaaataaaatattagtaGTGGTAAATATGAGGATTGTGATATTGTACTTTTTTAAATATGTCATCAAATATTGATAACACAAGaagaaaaacataaaaatacaCAATACATTTTTTCCACCAAAAATTTTCCTCATGTTCTCcctgaaattttcggccacctcaacTTTGGATGCAATATATTTCAGCCTCCTTTCCACCGCGACGCCGCAACATAGCTGGATTTCTGAAATTCCGTAGATCCAATCTCGACGCAAATTCTTTTAGATCTCTAGTGCGATTTATACGAGGAATCCAGTCTCTCATTGTGGACATGATTAGACGATCGAATAAAGGAAAAGATCTGTTCGTAGGTTTAAACCCGGAATAGTTGGATATGACGTTATGTAGACAAAGATAAATCAAATCTAATATCATGTAAATAATTTATGTCAAACGACGTCCAAGAAACATTTTGAAtgtcaaaattaaaatttttaaaacttatgTTGTGCATTAGGTGCGAGAAAACAATATTCCAGCAGTCATATCAGAGCCAAGTTATTCTCAGTTGTATGATTTGTTTTATAAAACATGttgagttaattatttataACCGCTTAAGAATTTTCTAGAAAATCgaagacatgaaaaacattttcagaaaaaaaaaatttaactttttgTGACTGCCCATAACTGTTCCAAggaaaatttaatcaaattagctcttgaaaataaattttgaaaaatctataGAATTTTTCTTATGAAATAAATCATTAGAAttggattttaattaattataacaaACAGTGATTTAAAATaagtttaattattaattaattaaatataaataaatatgtttattaacttattaaataattttaaattatgaCGGCTATTGATAAATTTATAAGATACATGATTTGTTGATAATATGTGATATTTTGTAATTAAaagaatatttgatattatacgAGCAATAGATTGTCGAGAGTCATGACCAATTTCATGTGTGAATGTtagaatatttttcatttttttttttgtttttgagtATTAAAAGTGTGTCTGGTTTATGTCTCGTTCTCACCTCTTAAATTTTTATCTCAATGTGCCATGAaaatttaatgtaaatattagattaAGTGGGATATCAAGATTTGAATATGGTGGGCTCAGATCATCAAGATTTTTAAAGAtcaaagacatgtaaaatataatAAGCTTATGTAGTATTGCATTTGAATATGGATCGGTCATCTCTCGGTTATTGATAAtcctttattatttataatgcatgtgatgcattataaataatcaatatgtacgttattattaatcttataaaAAGAGTTGTATGAATCAAACAAACATACAGACAAACACGATACGGGATTTT from the Primulina eburnea isolate SZY01 chromosome 3, ASM2296580v1, whole genome shotgun sequence genome contains:
- the LOC140828372 gene encoding protein POLYCHOME-like; protein product: MITFSFSSRISVCAFMFFLWLFQFKCLKVVDAMPEARDRLSREDDIVAAYRRRRKSNTSNRSNGGGDSPIFVLQGDADEGQLAETPFRWRGTAMMGTMAEASGGGGGLGRGIFGSPRTGRGGYFSRSPASVFGGENLSPVIGRGRGGYRGRGRSVLPAWYPRKPLRDITAVARAIERRRARWGEGEGLLTESPLLQDQTVHDPFVYASGAQLEHGVSMASPHPTIGIKHWPPTIGKVPKILLDITRQSEETACLTPQRKLLNSIDNVEKVVMDELRKLKRTPTAKKVEREKRVRTLMSMR